The stretch of DNA TCTCGTGTTGGATGGTCTTTTCAATCGTTTCAATCATGATGTCCAGTTGCTTGCGCTTGGCAATCAGCATATCGAGCTGCAACTCGAACGCTTCCTTCCGGTCGAAAGTCGGACTGCCGAGCAGCTCTTTGATTTTTTTCAACGGGAAGCCGAGTTCCCGGAAAAACAGGATTTGCTGTAGTGTCGCCAAATTCGAATCCGAATACAGCCGATACCCCGCTTCAGTCACATCATCCGGCTTGAGCAATCCAATCTCATCGTAATGATGCAGCGTCCGCACACTCACCCCCGTCAGCTCTGCGACTTCTTTCACTTTCATCCCTCTGCCCCCCTTCCGTCTTTACTATAAAATATCACGTTAGGTGAGGGTCAATAGGGATCGGCAAATATATAACCTCACTACCTGTAAAACATATTTGACAACCTTCCCACATTTCATTACACTAAGGCTGTAAAATAGTTTTGACACCTAAGGGGGATGATCCGTGAAAAATTTGATCAAGGAATATCGGGAGCGCCAAGGATTGTCGCAAGGGAAGTTGGCGGATTTATGTGAGGTTAGCCGGCAAACGATCAATGCGATCGAGAATGACAAATACGACCCAAGTTTGCAGTTGGCATTTGATTTGGCGCGTACTTTGGGTGTTCGGGTAGATGAATTATTTTTGGATGAAGGGAAGGGAAAAAAATGAGCACAAAACGACTTGGTGGCCTTATTATCGGGACAGCCACGCTGGTTGTCATCATCTTCACTATCTATAAACTCTTTGCGGGAAAAGAAGTTGGGTACAATGAAATCATGACAATCGGTGTTTTACTAATGATGTACTTTTCAGCAATTACGTGGGGGACGAAAGAGGACAAGGATGGGATTCTGCAGGAGGAAGAATTGGGGCAGCGAATTACCGAGAAAAGCGCGAAAATCAGTTATTTCGTCTTACTCGTCTTCATTCTGATTGCCGTGGCCGCAGATCATTTTGTCAACGGGTCATCGAATATTTTTCTTCTGATCATTCTGGGACTTGCCATGTGCACATTGCCCTTTGTGGAATTTCTCATGGCAAGGAAATATCAATGAGGCGCTCTTCAAAAATCGTGGGGCTCTCCATCCTCAAAGAAAAATTATAAGAAAGGACAGATTGCCTAATGTGGAAAAGCTATATTCAATCCGTCACCAAAGGGTATCACTTCAAAGAACCTGCTCATCTCGCCGACATACAGCGCATTCAAAAGGAACTTCGCGTCGACTTACCTCAGGATTTACGGACGTTATTCAATGAAACCAACGGCGTATTTGATGAATTCAACTGTCCTCTTATCTGGTCTGTCGATCAAATCGTAAAAGATAACCTGTTCTTCCGGAATTCTGAGGATTACAAAGATATTTATATGCCTTTTGACCATCTCCTCTTTTTCTCAGATTCGGGTGCCGGCGATTTGTTTGGATACCCAATATTGAATGGACAAATTCAAAGAGACGATATTTTCGTCTGGGACCATGAGTCGGATAGCCGGACTTGGGTCGCTTCCTCGTTACAGGATTTTATTGAAGGATGGGCGAATGACAGGATTTCCATCTAGAGGCCAGCATCCCCCTCAAGATGCCGGTCTCGTCAGCTTCTTTTCGCCTTTTACTAATTTATCGATCACCTGGAGCATGAAGCGGATCCCTTTTTTATCGTGACGGAAATGATTGAAGCTGCCGATCACGTACGCATCCAATTGGGGATGATAAAACAGGAATGACCCTGTCGATCCGGCATTGCCCCAGACATTGTATTTCGCGGGCATCAAGATGGGAACTGTTTTGAAATTCATAACCCCATACCCATAGTCGATACCGACAAAGAACTTCGACCAGTCGCTTTTCATCTTGGCCAGCGTCTTTTCATTCACCAACTGATGATGGACCAGCGCTTTCATGAAGAGAAGCAGATCTTGCGTAGTGGAAACGATGCCGCCTCCTGCATATAAGAGACTCAAACTCGTATGATCGGTGATATCTTCATTCCGCATATACAATCGAGCCACCGGAAGTTCCGTTTCCACGACAGCATCCGAGAAAACGAGGTAGGTTTGGGTCATGCCGAGCGGCTGGAAAATCATCGTCTGCAAATTTTTCCCGAGGGACATTCCGGTTGCCTTTTCCACGATTAACCCAAGAAGATGGTAGCCTGTGTCGGAGTAATGAAACCCTTCACCAGGCGGAAAATGGGGTACAAAATGCTGTTTGGCCCATTCGATTACTTCCCGTGGTGTCCACTTGTGGGTAGGCTCCTCCAGTAGCATATCGATGATTGACTTTCCTTGTTTAGGCTGCTCTTCCACGAAATCATGCAGACCGGACGTATGGTTCAATAAATGCTTCACCCGGATATCCTCGGAATAATCGACCCTCTTATACACATGGAGGTCCTTCATCAAATCGGCATCGATATACTTGGAAATCGGGTCTTCGAAGGACAGCAAGCTCCGCTCCTCCAACATGCCGACCAACACAGCCGTGACTAGCTTGCTGACGCTCGCAATGTAATATGGTTGCCGGGGGTGATGGGTGTTTTCGCCTTCCGATACTTGTACGTCGATATCCAGTTTTTCCGAATGGACGAGCAAAGCGGAATTGTGGATTTTCGGGTCCTTTTTCACTCTTTTCTTGAAAAAATGTTCGATGGAAGCTTCCACCTGTTCTCTTGTCATCTACTCATCTCCTGTTTGATCGTTGCCCCCCCATTTCTCTTCATTATATTTCTCTGATAGAAAGCCATTCACCTCCCTGACAAATAATTTTTTATTCTTGGAACTTTCCTTTTACTCAAATCGTATATAAGCAAAAGGAGGAATTGGTATGCTATTAACCACTACTAACGTGCTGCAAGGAAAGACTGTTGAGACGTATCATGGCATCGTGTCGGGAGAGGCAATCATGGGTGCTAACATTGTCCGGGACATCTTCGCATCGGTGACCGATATCGTTGGCGGAAGAAGTGCTGCTTATGAAGATAAGCTGGCGGAAGGCCGGAAAATTGCTATGGACGAAATGGCCCAACGAGCGAAAGCTTTGGGTGCGAATGGGGTCATCGCAGTTGATCTGGATTTTGAAACGGTCCGGGAAGGCATGATGATGTGCATCGCAACAGGCACTGCGGTGACATATCGGGATGGAGAATGAGACGGAGATCTTGATTTGGGAATAAAACACCGAAACTGACGGATATACTTGCGAACTTGAAGAATATCCTGCCCAATTCAAAAAGGGGCTGTCCAGAAAGTGGATTTTCCGGTTAAACACGCAAAAAGCAAGGGCTCTGGTCGCTTTCCGCGGGCCAGCCGACGAGCCTCCTCCGGCTTACAGCCGTGCGGGGTCTCGTCGGCCGGCTTTCCCGCAGGAGTCTCCCGGCACCCTTGCTTTTTGCTAGTATCCAACTCTGTGCCTGGACTTTTTGGACAGCTCCTTTTCGTATTGATTTAACTCGTAGTAGCACCTTTCCAATGCGACACGTCTTCTTCAAGCGGGATCTGCTCGGCCCGCGCTTTGTTGGCGGCGATGAAGAAGATGGCCACCAGTGCGATAGAGATGACGGTTGCGCCGATATACGCCACGTTCATCGGCAAGCCGAATCCGATTTTCGCATTCAAGATGTACGTGGTCGTCGCCATGAGCATGAAAGTGCCCGGGATGAGCGCGACCCAGTAATTCTTCCCGGCAATGAAGAGATACATGGCCCCTACGAATAGTGCAATGACCGCGGTCGATTGGTTCGCCCAGGAGAAGTAGCGCCATAGGATATCAAAATCGATTCTTGTCAAAATGATTGAGATGACGAACATCGGAAGTGCAATCCAAAGACGGCTGACCAACTTCACTTGGGACGCTTTGAAGTAGTCGGCAATGATCATCCGCGCACTGCGGAATGCCGTATCGCCTGAAGTGATCGGCAAGATGATGACCCCGAGAATTGCCAATGTTCCGCCGACGGCTCCTAACATCATCGTGGAAGCTTCGCTGACGATCATCGCCGGACCGCCTGCTGCAAGTAGTTCATTCAACCCGACTGGGCCGTCGAAGAGGCTCATGCCTGCTGCCGCCCAGATCATCGCAATGATCGCTTCCGCAATCATCATGCCGTAGAAAATCTTCCGGCCTTGGCCTTCTTTTTGCGTTGTCCTTGAAATGATCGGTGATTGCGTTGCATGGAAACCGGACAGTGCCCCACATGAGATCGTCAAGAATAATAGCGGGAAGATCGGCAGTTTATCAGGATGCAAGTTCGCTAGCGTCAATTCCGGAATATCGGCTCCTGTCAAAATCATACCGCCGCCGACTCCGAGCGCACTGATGATAAGCAATGCACCGAAAATCGGGTAGAACCGACCGATGATCTTATCGATCGGCAGCAAGGTTGCGAGAATATAGTAAATGAAGATGGCAGCTATAATGATGCCCATCGCCGCCCAGCCATTCATCAAGTTATAGAGCAAGCCGGCTGGTGCTGAAACGAAAACCGTTCCGACCAATACCAATAAAAGAATCGCAAATGCGTTGACGACGTGCTTCATGAATTTCCCTAGGAATTTCCCTGCAAGCTCCGGCAAATGAGCACCGCGGTTGCGGATGGAAATCATGCCTGTCAAATAATCATGCACCGCCCCGGCAAAGATCGCGCCGACCACGATCCAGATGAACGCGACCGGGCCATAGAGCGCCCCCATGATCGGACCGAAGATGGGGCCGACCCCCGCGATGTTCAACAACTGGATCAATGAGTTTTTCGTCGTGCTCATCGGCACATAGTCCACACCATCGCCGCTCGTATAAGCCGGCGTGGCACGTTCCTCTTTCACGCCGAACATCTTCTCTATGAATTTGCCGTACGTAAAATAGCCGACGACCAGCAAGACGATACCGAAAAGAAATGTATACATAATTGCTCCCCCCTCTTTATGATAACGCTTTCAATCTTTCGTTTATTGTAAGGGAGAAAAGCGACGAAAAGACCCTTTTCGTCGCAACATGTAGAAATGATAGACTATTATGCAAAAATGGGGGACTGACATGCAAGGGCCTTATATTTCCAATCGCTGGCGCAAATCCTTCACATAATTCCGGCTGACAGACAGCTTTTCCGGGCGCCCTTCCAATTCCAGTTGATAGGCCCCATTGAACCAGGGCGTCAATCGGCTGACATAGTTCAAGTTGACCAAGTAGCTTTTGTGGATCCGGAAAAAGGGATATGAAGCGAGCCGACTTTCCAAGTCTTTCAATGAAATCCGCACGTCATAGTCCCGCCGCTCTGTAATGATTTTCGTCACCTTCTCTTCCCGGTACATATAGTAAATGTCCTGGATAAGAATATAGTCGATTTCCCCATCCATCTCCACCGCCAGTTTCCCGAGTTCGCTGGCCGCGTAACCCGACGATTGCGGGGCCAACCATTTTTCAATCCTACTGATCGTCTGTTGCAACTGGTCTTCATCATACGGTTTCAATAAATAATCCACTGCATTGATGCGGAAAGCTTCAGCCGCGAATTGCGGATAGGCGGTTGCAAATACGATGAGCGGCACTTTTTTTATTTCCTGAAGTGATTTCGCAACTTCCATGCCTCCCATCTTCGGCATTTCCACATCCAAGAACACGACATCCGGTTGCAGCTGCAACGTCTTCATAATGGCCGCTTCCCCCGTCTCCGCCTCCCCCACCACTTGGATGGCAGGGAACCGGCCGAGTAAAAAGGTCAATTCCTCCCGTGCATAGCGTTCATCATCGACGACCAACGTTCGAATTACACGCATCAGCCGGCCACCTCCTTTTTCGGAATGATAAAGCATACGGTCGTACATTTGCCAACATCGCTCTGGATTTGCAGGGCCGCCTGCTCGCCGAATGTCATGACAAGACGGCGGTTGACGTTAAACAAGCCCATCCCGGTTCCCGTAGCGGAAGCGATTAAATTGGATCCCAAATCGGCTAATCGCTCCGGCGGAATGCCTTGCCCATTGTCTTGCACGGCGATTTCAATGACGTCGCCCCGAGGCCGCATCTTAATATTCACAACACTGTTTTTCTCCATGTTTTTAATGCCATGCTTGATGGCATTTTCGACAATCGGCTGGAGTGTCAGCGGCGGAATCATTTCATCCAAAATCCGCTGGTCTATATCGTAGTGGATGGTCAATTTATCGACAAAGCGGGCCTCTTCAATCTTAAGGTAGGCCTCGACATGCAGAAGCTCCTGTTCCAATGTCACTTTTTCCGCGGTCGTCCCCTCCAAATTCTGCCTCAAGAAATAAGATAGCGACGTCAA from Bacillus sp. OxB-1 encodes:
- a CDS encoding serine hydrolase domain-containing protein, translated to MTREQVEASIEHFFKKRVKKDPKIHNSALLVHSEKLDIDVQVSEGENTHHPRQPYYIASVSKLVTAVLVGMLEERSLLSFEDPISKYIDADLMKDLHVYKRVDYSEDIRVKHLLNHTSGLHDFVEEQPKQGKSIIDMLLEEPTHKWTPREVIEWAKQHFVPHFPPGEGFHYSDTGYHLLGLIVEKATGMSLGKNLQTMIFQPLGMTQTYLVFSDAVVETELPVARLYMRNEDITDHTSLSLLYAGGGIVSTTQDLLLFMKALVHHQLVNEKTLAKMKSDWSKFFVGIDYGYGVMNFKTVPILMPAKYNVWGNAGSTGSFLFYHPQLDAYVIGSFNHFRHDKKGIRFMLQVIDKLVKGEKKLTRPAS
- a CDS encoding SMI1/KNR4 family protein; this encodes MWKSYIQSVTKGYHFKEPAHLADIQRIQKELRVDLPQDLRTLFNETNGVFDEFNCPLIWSVDQIVKDNLFFRNSEDYKDIYMPFDHLLFFSDSGAGDLFGYPILNGQIQRDDIFVWDHESDSRTWVASSLQDFIEGWANDRISI
- a CDS encoding helix-turn-helix transcriptional regulator — protein: MKNLIKEYRERQGLSQGKLADLCEVSRQTINAIENDKYDPSLQLAFDLARTLGVRVDELFLDEGKGKK
- a CDS encoding LytR/AlgR family response regulator transcription factor — translated: MMRVIRTLVVDDERYAREELTFLLGRFPAIQVVGEAETGEAAIMKTLQLQPDVVFLDVEMPKMGGMEVAKSLQEIKKVPLIVFATAYPQFAAEAFRINAVDYLLKPYDEDQLQQTISRIEKWLAPQSSGYAASELGKLAVEMDGEIDYILIQDIYYMYREEKVTKIITERRDYDVRISLKDLESRLASYPFFRIHKSYLVNLNYVSRLTPWFNGAYQLELEGRPEKLSVSRNYVKDLRQRLEI
- a CDS encoding carbon starvation CstA family protein, yielding MYTFLFGIVLLVVGYFTYGKFIEKMFGVKEERATPAYTSGDGVDYVPMSTTKNSLIQLLNIAGVGPIFGPIMGALYGPVAFIWIVVGAIFAGAVHDYLTGMISIRNRGAHLPELAGKFLGKFMKHVVNAFAILLLVLVGTVFVSAPAGLLYNLMNGWAAMGIIIAAIFIYYILATLLPIDKIIGRFYPIFGALLIISALGVGGGMILTGADIPELTLANLHPDKLPIFPLLFLTISCGALSGFHATQSPIISRTTQKEGQGRKIFYGMMIAEAIIAMIWAAAGMSLFDGPVGLNELLAAGGPAMIVSEASTMMLGAVGGTLAILGVIILPITSGDTAFRSARMIIADYFKASQVKLVSRLWIALPMFVISIILTRIDFDILWRYFSWANQSTAVIALFVGAMYLFIAGKNYWVALIPGTFMLMATTTYILNAKIGFGLPMNVAYIGATVISIALVAIFFIAANKARAEQIPLEEDVSHWKGATTS
- a CDS encoding YbjQ family protein is translated as MLLTTTNVLQGKTVETYHGIVSGEAIMGANIVRDIFASVTDIVGGRSAAYEDKLAEGRKIAMDEMAQRAKALGANGVIAVDLDFETVREGMMMCIATGTAVTYRDGE